tgttATAATGATTATCAAACATACATAGTATAAATTAGGGCACACCGAGATAGAGCAGAGCACCAAATTGAAGATGACGAGAATTCCTCTGCTGCGTTACTCTTCCAATGGTATTTCCATTGCTATTCCTCGTTCTGGTTCGGCATTTACCATCAGAGATTATTCTTCATATCGTAGCAATATTGAGAACGTCAAGTGCTTAGATGATGCTATGAGTCTATTCCACCGAATGGTCAGTACGCAGCCTCTTCCTTCTGTTTTTAGCTTCTCCAAATTATTAAAGACTATGGTAAATATGAAGCATTACTCTTCTGTTCTTTCCCTTTTTCGACAAATGCTGAAATCTAATATCCCAATTAGTGATTCCATCTTGAATATAGCGATTAACAATTATTGCCTAATGCATTGTTCTGACTGCGGATTTTCAGTATTAGCCATTTACTTGAAGAATGGCATTCCATTTGATGTTATCACATTTAACACCTTACTAAGGGGACTCTTTGCTGAAAATAAAATCAAAGATGCTGTTAACTTGTTCAAAAAGTTGGTGAGAGAGAATATCTGTGAGCCTGATGAAGTCATGTATTTGACAGTCATGAATGGACTTAGCAAAAGGGGCCATACCAAAAAAACTTTCAATTTGCTAAGAGTAATGGAACAAGGAAGCATCAAGCCAGACACAAGAATCTATAGCGTTGTTATAGATGCTCTTTGCAAGGATAGAATGTTGGATGCTGCAATTAGCCTTTTCGAAGAGATGAAAAAAAAAGGCATTCCTCAAGATGTTATCATATATAATTCATTGATTGATGGTCTTTGTAAATTTGGTCAGTGGGAGAAGGTTAGGACTTTGTTCTTCGAAATGGTAAATCTTAATATTTATCCAAACGTCTGTACCTTCAACATAGTGACGGATGGACTATGCAAAGAGGGGAAAGTTGAAGATGCCGAGAAGGTAATGAGACACATGACTCGAAAAGGTGTGGAGCATGATGTGGTCACCTACAATGTGATAATTGATGGATATTGCTTGCGCGGTCAAATGGATAGAGCAATGAGCCTTTTTGTTTCCATGGTTGATAAGAGCATTAAGCCTGACATTTTTAGCTATAACATATTAATAAATGGATATTGTAAGGTAAAGAAATTGGATGAGGCCATGCATTTGTTTCATGATATTTCTCGAAATGGATTGAAACCTAGCATTGTTACCTACAATACTATCTTGCAAGGTCTATTtgaagttggaagagttgactttGCGCAAAAATTCTTTGCGGAGATGCTATCTATAGGCCTCAAACCTGATTTATGCACTAATCGCATTTTGCTCCGTGGTTATTTTCAGAATGGACTTGTTGAAAAAGCTATGTCTCTATTTCATGAGTTGGAACAAAAGAGAGAAGATATTGATATTGAACTTTATAATGTTCTAATAGGTGGATTGTGCAAAAATGGAAATTTCGTCAAAGCTCTTGCTTTTTTTGAGAAGCTTTCTTTAATTGGATTGTTTCCCAATGTGTTTACATACACAATAATAATTACTGGATTTTGTCTAGAAGGGTTGTTAGATGAAGCTAAAGATATGTTAAGAAAAATGGAGGAGAATGGTTGTTCGCCAAACAATGTCACTTACAATATTATTGTTCAAGGATTTCTCAAGTTTGGCAAAACTAGTGAAATGATAACTTTTTCGAAGGAAATGACTGGAAGGTGCTTCTCATTTGATGCAAGTACAGTAGAGTTACTAATAGATGCTATAGCGAAGGATCCTTCTTTGCTTAATATGATACCACAATTTCACTTGGGAAATAAGAACTAATATTTATTTCACTTGATTTATTCAGCTACAGTTACCACTATGATGCAATTTCCTTTTACCCCTGGAAATAAATCATATCTAGTCGAATTGCGGAAGTTGAAACAATGGCAACTAGAACATTTCTTGAGCTTTCCGAGCTAGCTTATTGAGGAGGTACGTCAGTTCTAATAATTTGATTGTTATGCCACTCCACTTTATCTTGGAAATTATATTTTTTGCATAAGCGCTTCAAGTTTCCTCACGTGTACACATTATAAGTCCAAGAAAAGCATTTTCAGTGGTAAAAGTCTTGTTTGAAATATCCATAGCAGCTTTAAAACTATAAAGATAGCGGACTAACAAAAATTGAGAAAGGTGAAAAACTTAAGATGGTTTTTCTGTTACATTTGATAAATAGTACACTTCAAAAAATTTGAGATTTTAGCCTCATTACGATTGAGATTTCTGCTTATTCATCTAAGAATCCttcattttaaattttaaattttaaattttttgttttCTGTATTTCACACATCACCAATCAACAAGCACTTGAATATTTGGTGGAGACTATCTCTGCTTCATCATTTTGCTGCACCTTCTTTTAATACTCTCTTTAGTGTCCTCTGTTTTGTGTCCGGAAAGCTTTTACTACGATTTGTATCTTCCAAGTAAACTAGCTGAAGTACATCGAGAAATATGAGATTTCCAGCTGCTACTTAAACCAAAAGGTTGTACTTTTATGAAGTTTTTTTTGTGAAAATTTATCCCAATGTAGTGATAAAATTGCTTGGTCCTTATTAAGATATTGAGAATTTATCCCAATGTAGTGATAAAATTGCTTGCAATATTGAGAATGTCAAGTATTTATTACTCTTAAGATAAATGCTCTTTTTAATTAAGGAAATTAGATGTCTTTTTCAACGGATGTCCAAAAACCTTAAAAGACAGCTAATAGGAATTGGAGGGGCAGTTTTTCAGTtttctatattaaactttatgccAAGTCAAACTATAACTAACAAAATGAAACCGAGGGAGTATTACTCTGAAATAGCAAATGGATTCAGGGAATGCAGTATTATCATATGCCCATAAATTTATCAATCTAAATTAAAATGCATATAAGGTGATactccctatgtctaaaagttgTCTTATTTCACTTCTGTTGAACCAAAGTCTAATTTTGATGATCAGTTACTTCTACTCTGCTTTTCAAACTGAAGCATGCACAGATGCACGGTCCATTTCTGGTGGTCAAGAAACATGCAAAGGTCTATCGTATTGTTTTCACTATGTACTCATTCCGACTAATGTGATTGGCTTATTATTACTGGTTCTGATGCAACTGACTATTCATGCCTTAGCAGATGAAGAGGAGATGGCTCAATCTGAACATACCTCTCCAGGGTCCATAGGTGCTAAAAAGTTAATGCATCTCCAATTTTGCGGGACGTGCAAGAGCTCACTTTAAATGAGAAAGTCTTCTTCAGTGAAATCATTGTGCCATTTGCCTAGAGAAACTATACCATCAGCTGCACTGACACCATCTTGTACCCCTACATTCTCGAATGCAAATTCTAGTGCGAGGAAGATTGCAGAAACCGAAAGCTACAAATCCATACCGGTCTTCTCCATGGGTACTGTTGTGCTTTCTATTGGTGAAGGAAGTGGTTTGCTGTGCAGCTTGTTGTTCTAATTTTGTTATAGAAAAatcattttttctcttctttcttttaattctttttcACTCTTGAAGTTTGTTTAACTCTGTCTATATGAAAAGCATAGTAGGTCCCAGGTCCGGATAAAAAATAAGGATTCTCAGCATGTGACGAATCCTCTAAATTTATTAGGAGAGTGGAATGGATACAGAGAATTCAAATTAGCGTCTTCAATTAGTTTGTGATTGAAGAATTCTTGATTGGTTGATTGGTTGGCACCTGAAGTTTGTTTTAAATTAAGGGTGTGGAGAATTCAATCTCTCCCTCTATAGTATGTTATGCACTTATGTTCCCTTCTTGTATAGTTTCAAGAAAACAATGATACTTCCTTAATGCGTGCTACTCCGTATGAATATCAAGTGTTTAAAATATGAAGTCCATGAGCAACTAAGAACAAATTATTGACTCAATCACATTTAACTCCTTGTGTATCTTGCTTCTTTTTTGTCTAGGATTATTGGAACTATATAGTTATGCTCGCTGATGATATCTTATTGTTTAAGAGAAAGCTAAGTTGCGCGGACTCTTCGTTTTTGGTGCCGCACCCGTCTCGACACGGGACGGGAGCGGGATATGTCCCGGATTCGGTCAACTAACTTCGGATACTTTGACCTGAGGCCATCGACAAATTTGGGGggaaattgagattttgatttcgcaaaattaaaaataaaacagatTTAAGACATGGGAAATGGCATACCTTCAATATAGTAGTACTTTTGTCTCATATTTGCTGCTTTGTATTTCAGAAAAACCAAGAATTCAAGGAGTCGTGTTCTGAGTTCGGACTTCTGGTAGGCAGTAGCAGCAATATAGATGGAGAGTTGGTGGAAGGCTTTGAAtgactttctttttctctttatagctctattttttataattttgaatGTTTTTAGCCGAATCCTCACACCCGGATCCGCACTCCtgaatcttaaaatttagattttGCCGATTCTGACACTTGAATCTGTGCCCATATCGGATGCCCGCACccgagtccgagcaacttagagAGAAAGAGCTATAGATTAATgttaccttctcaaaaaaaaaaagaaggtgcTACAGATTAGACACTGAAAGTTTATGTTGCATGCTTGTACAATGCTTGAATAAGAAAATAGCTTCTGCCGTTGCTTGGACAACAACTAAAGATAAATTAAAGACTCATACTTTAGATGTCAAATGAGATATTTCCTGAAGATACTTCCTTCCTGGTTTCAAGTTCTAATTTTGAGTTAGAAATCTGTATTTCTCATCTGTAAAAAATTAGTGCTTAAAAAGACAGATTTGAGAAATAAGGGCTGAAAAGATTAATGTGTcctcaattttattttattttattttgtgggggtgggggggggggagggggtgaTGGGATGAAATGAGAAATCACCTTCTTTAGTAGAATCACTGTGCTATTTTCCTCGCGAAACTGTATCATTAATTGAAATGAAACCATCTGATTCATCTACCATCTCGAATGCAAATTATAGTGCGACAAAGTCTGTAGAAACCAAAAGTTACCTCCTTTGCAACAGGGTTGGAGCGTACAAATCCATTCCAGATGAGGTCTTCCCTACAGGTACTATTGTGCTTCCTATTGGTGAAGATAAGTGGTTTGCTCTGAGCTTGAAATACCCCAATGAGAACCGTAGCCAATTATGTGCGACAGTAAATGCATgttttggcgtaactggtaaagttgttgccatgtgaccgGGAAGTCACGGGTgtgaaaacagcctcttgcagaaatgcaggtaaggctgtgtacaatagacccttgtggtccgggcTCTTcctcggaccccgcgcatagcgggagtttaatacaccgggctgcccttttagtAAAGGCATGTTTTGTTACATTTATCGTCTTCTTAAACACAAAGGCTGAAACTGAATTGAATCTAGGATGTATAAAGCTACCATCTGTTTAAAGTATTTGTATAATTTATTTTCTGGAAGTTAAGATGTATTATTACGAACTTAACAGGGGATTTTCTTTTGCCCTTTAGGTATTGTCTTTATTCTGTTTAGTTGTAGTTGCTGTTTTCTTCAGGATTAGGTGAAGAAAGTATGACTTCTAGCATGGACATTCATCCTCTTCTCCAGTAGATTGGTTCGTTTAGTTGGTTGGAACTTGTTTGTGAAGTTTGGTCGTAATTCGGAATGTTTAAGTGGGATTCAAACGCGTTCAGCTAAGAATAAAGGTTTGAAATTTAGGAGAGTTTAAGAAATCCAGGTTGATCTTTAATTATTGATTTCGATGTTGTAATTCGTGTTCCGGGTCTTTGGATAAGTTTACATAATATATAAACTTGTTAGAATGATTGGATGGGGTTCTTcggacctcgggtgagtttttaGGTGATTTCGGACCACTTTTGGGCCATTTTAACTGCTGATAACTGATGTCAGAGGTGTGAATTGCGATTGCGAAAGTCCGGGCCGCGATAATGAAGTGCAAAATGCATTGCAGGCCTTgtgaatcgcgatcgcggaaggcATGATCGCGATTGTGTAGAAGGAATTTTTGGTGTCAATAGTCTGACTTCGGGAGCTTATGTCTTGCATTTTATAAGGAACTTGGGAATGATCTAAAAATAAGAGTTATATCCCTTTGAATCTAGTTTTTCAGAAAATCAAACCGTTTATCATttgaaattttgtataaaatgTTATGGCCATTATATGaaaatgaaaacacaaattgtacATCGTGAACACGGGTTTCTTGGTCAtgatcgcgatgaagaaatgaTGCTGGAATATTTGTTAACTGCGATCACGAAGAAGGTAGCCTGACAGGTGTATTAAACATCCAATATCAGAATATTGAGTTCATTTCTTCACTAATAAGTTATTGGAGCACCCGTAGGGTGATTCTTGAAGACCATTTTTGCCATATATCATAAGGTAAGTTATTCCTACTTGTTGTGAGTTaaatatatgaattatatatGGATTTAAATATAGAAATTAGTGAAATTatggaatttttggaagaaaacctaAAAAATGGTATTTTTGAGTTTGACCACAAAATTAGACATGAAACTgggaataaatcatatatttgagtttgtggtgcTATAGGTAATtattatcttcgaaaatttttggaTTCCGGAGGTTGACCTTGTTGACTTTTCGTGTGGAGTTGGAAATTATTTCTAATTGTTAAATTACGAGCCATTGAGTATATTTTTGATTGGTTTGCACGTtctttgactagtttcggataaTTTGGCATTGGTTGGAGGTGTTAGAGAGGCACTGGAGCCAGTTATCGAATTTCGGAGCTAgataagtctcttgcctaaccgtATAAGAGGGAATTTTACCCCGTAAGTGCTATATTTGTTACATGCTAAGTGTTATGAAAGCTACGCacgtatgaggtgacgagtgtccgTGCCTATGCTAGATTCTTGATcatgtccgggtagacttagacTCACACCATGTTTTAATTGTATTACTTGAGTTATTCTTGCCTAATTAAATGCTTTTAGTTATATTTTAGCTTGAGAGTAGACTTGCATAGAATATCGAATTTGCTATTTTAGATACTTGACGCGCTTTCTGATTAGTTGCGAAAATTATACCTCCTTTTACGAATTTCCCCTACGTTGTACGTATTTGTTTGAATGTTTCTTAAATTTCATAACTCACACTTATATTCGTGAGTGAGGCCAATGACCGGTCAAAATTTCACTATTCCTATGGGATTCGGGTTGAACGCCTCAGCAGTATCATTATGtgatcgggtcgttcgcctcgacaATATTATGAGATGCATttatggatcgggtcgtacgacctcggcaatgtacattattattatggatcgggtcgtACCTCCATGACATGATATCGTGCCATCACTCTTATGGGATTAGGGTTGTTTGCTTCAGCAGAATCGTGCGTAACATTTGATACGGGGACATCGTACCTATGAATCTTCCTGACTTGAGATGTGATATTTTATCTGGTGTTGACTATTATGTATTCTATTCGAGGTAGTAACTGGTAATTGAGGACTTCGTATTTACTCTTCTTCTTAGGATTGCACATATAtctgttttattatttttacctGCTATGCCTCATACATGTCTACTTTTATTATACTTtaattattggaccactagtaagtattgATGTTGacacctcgtcactacttctttaaGGTAAGACAAGATACTTACTTACATGTtcatttacgtactcatactacactcatGTACTAATTGTGCAGGTACCAGGACATGTATATTTGGTGGTCATCTGGCTGCGTAGGCGCAGTTGTTGAGGAGATCTTGTGGTGAGCTGCTCTCTATTTTATGATCCGCAGCATATGGAGTCCCCATCCTATCCATTTACTCTACTCCGTCTATTTTCTTATTCTAGATATTTGttataatagtattatgtattTTAGTAGATACTCCTGTACTTGTAACACTAGTTTTGGGGATTTAAATTCTCGTTTTTGGCTGTATTGATGTGATGATATTCAAATTTATATTTTAACCACGTTTGACCATTTAATATTATATCAGAACTTTTATATAAAAATAGAGGAATTGTGCTTATTTATTTCATCACTTATTATAAAATGTGTTATGGACTATTGATAGGTGTGTTGTTaagttgttggcttgcctaacggcAACATTGGGTGCAGTCGTGACAAATGTATTAATCAAGATCAATTAAATCTTGATATCATAGgtgagaaagaaaggaaaaaatacaaaagaagAATGAGGACGAATAGGAGAAAAAGAGTTATAATTGATTAATTGCAAGATTATGAATGATAGCGCGTAGATAGACTGCAAGTCTAACATATATTGTTGATATATTGTTCGAATACTAAAAGCTTGTTCTCATTCTTAAAATAAAAGCCACAACAAGAAATAAGTTCTTATAATTTAATTTGTAAATTATTCTCATATATCCACGAAGACTTTCTTGCTCACTTTGTTCATATACATAATTTAAACATAATTGTGATAAACATGATATGAATTAGCTAAAAAGGAGTGATGTCTTTAATATCTTCATAAAACATAAATTGCATAAAATTTAATATTGTTCGTTGTCACTTGTCAGTCATATTGTATATTCTAAATCTATctctttacttttttattttttgttttttcatttttttccttaGCTGGAGCGTTATATGTTAAACACGGATTTACTTCTcccgttcacttttacttagcacgttttgacttttcacgcccttaaaaataataaataaaatgcaTAATTTACTATaatacccatattaattgatgcatattttattagattttagaaaatgatttaaaatgagtaataaatacatGGATATAACAGGAAAAAAAATTCTCTTTCTATATgcgtaaaatgacaagtaaaaataaaaatttacttttagtatacatgccaagtaaaagtgaatggAAGTAGTAGAAATTAGTAAAATTATAATTGTGtatagaagagggaattaaaaaTGACAAGAACAAAATAAATATTATGTATGGTAGGATATATAAAGGGATAGGATAAAGGGGGAGAATGGAGGGATTTGATTTTTATTTGCAGCGTAGAAAGACATTTTCTTAAGTAGAACTTTAATTGTATTTACAGAGCTCCATTCTCAGCCGAATTGAATTGAAGATGACGAGAATTCCTCTTCTGCGTTACTCTTCCAATGCTATTTCCCGTTCTGCTTCGGCATTTACTATCAGAAATTATTCTTCTTTGACTCTCTTTCGTCAAATGGTCAGAACTCAGTCTCTTCCTTCTGTTTTTAGCTTCTCCAAATTATTAAAGACTATGGTAAATATGAAGCATTACTCTTCTGTTCTTTCCCTTTTTCGACAAATGCTGAAATTAGGCATCCCAATTGATGGTTTCATCTTGAGTATCGCGATCAACAATTATTGCCTAATGCATCGTTCTGACTGCGGATTTTCAGTGTTAGCCATTTACTTGAAGAGTGGCATTCCATTTGATGTTGTCACCTTTAGCACCATACTAAGGGGACTCTTTGCTGAAAATAAAATCAAAGATGCAGTTAACTTGTTCAAAAAGTTGGTGCGAGAGAATATTTGTGAGCCTGATGAAGTCATGTATTCAATTGTCATGAATGGGCTTAGCAAAATGGGCCATACTCAAAAAACATTCGATTTGCTTAGGGTAATGGAACaagattgcggaaagaaagaatcgttcattaaaggagatgatgaacgcattgttgataagttctggtttgccacagaacttgtgggggaagccattcttacggccagccgaatactaaatcgagtaccccatagtaaaacacaatccattccatatgaaaaatggaaaagaaggaagcccaacttgaattattttaaagtgtgggggtgtttggcaaaggtgcaagttcctaaacccaaaagggtaaaaataggaccgaaaacagttgattgtgttttcataggatatgcaactaatagtaaagcatatcgatttctggttcataaatcagaaaatcccgacattcataataatacggttatagaatcagataatgctgagttctttgaaaatatatatccgtataaaaaggaatgcgagtcgattggtgaagtatctaaacgacctcgggaagaaacaaaagaaagtacatttaatcagggggatccaagacgtagtaaacgtcaaagaacgtctacttcgtttggaccagattttgtgactttcttattggaaaatgagcctcgaacatttaaagaagctatgtcttcttcggaatcattgttctggaaagaggcagtcaatagtgaaatagaatccatattgaacaaccatacatgggaattggttgatcttcctcctggaaataaacctttgggttctaaatggatttttaagagaaaaatgaaagatgatggcactattgataaattcaaggcaagacttgttgtcaaagggtatagacaacgagaaggtcttgactactttgatacatactccccagttacaaggattacgtccatacggatgttagtagcattagctgcagtgtatggtcttgaaattcatcaaatggatgttaaaacggccttcttaaatggagagttggaggaagaaatttacatggaacaacctgaagggtttgtggttccaggtaaagaaaataaggtatgtagacttgttaagtccctttacggactaaaacaagcacccaaacaatgacatgcgaaatttgaccaaacaatgttgtcaaatggttttaagataaatgaatgtgataaatgtgtgtacattaaaaatgttccaaatcacatagtcattgtttgcctatatgtggatgatatgctgataatgagtaataacattgccaacataaatgctactaagcgtatgctaactagcaagtttgatatgaaggacttgggaattgcagatttaattctggggattaagatccaaaagactcctcaaggcctggcattgtcacaatctcattatattaagacagtacttgaaaaattcaagcacttgggctttaaagttgcaaagactccaattgacgtgaatcttgcactagcaaagaacaaaggccaaagcatatcacaattggattatgctcgtgtgttgggatgcttaatgtacatcatgaattgtacacgaccagatatagcttgtgctataagtaaactaagtcgatacacgagcaatccaggccaatctcactggatggcaatgaaacgagttttgggatacttagaacatacccaaaactttgatttgcactacagtaaatatcctgcggtgattgaaggatattgtgatgcaaattggatcaccggttcaactgattcgaagtccacaagtggatatgtattcactattggtggaggagcggtatcttggaagtcgtccaaacaaacatgtattgcccgctctacaatggaggctgagttcatagccttagataaagccggtgaagaagctgaatggctccggaatttcttggaagatattccattttggcccaaaccgttggcaccaatatgcatacactgtgatagccaagcggcaattggaagggctgggagcgttatgtataacggtaaatctcgtcatatacgacgaagacataaaaccgttaggcaacttctctctagaggaattatcacgattgactatgtaaagtcaagtgataatgtgtcagatccacttacaaaaggcctaactagagaggtagttgagaaatcatcgaggggaatgggactatggccaagaacaagtcattgtggcggtaactctacctagaagactggagatcccaagatctaggttcaaggagatcaaacaaagtcattaatgacggttcaacattgtcaacaaaatttgttttagtccattctcgtgatgagacaatgttcagtaccaaggataaagcattaaggctttttaatgatttctaaatttgatacagggtatatcaaatagtgtatctatgagatgacacgtttaggaatcacctatgtatgtgtgaagtgttagccgcttcaaggagaattttgcaaggccaattctctacgcacttatgaaaccaggcagtgttcatggctgaaacgaacacaacaatgagaaccaaagacggttaagggattgattgtgtgacttatggttgtctaggtatacactaaagttcgacggttca
This genomic stretch from Nicotiana sylvestris chromosome 9, ASM39365v2, whole genome shotgun sequence harbors:
- the LOC104219050 gene encoding putative pentatricopeptide repeat-containing protein At1g12700, mitochondrial isoform X2 encodes the protein MTRIPLLRYSSNGISIAIPRSGSAFTIRDYSSYRSNIENVKCLDDAMSLFHRMVSTQPLPSVFSFSKLLKTMVNMKHYSSVLSLFRQMLKSNIPISDSILNIAINNYCLMHCSDCGFSVLAIYLKNGIPFDVITFNTLLRGLFAENKIKDAVNLFKKLVRENICEPDEVMYLTVMNGLSKRGHTKKTFNLLRVMEQGSIKPDTRIYSVVIDALCKDRMLDAAISLFEEMKKKGIPQDVIIYNSLIDGLCKFGQWEKVRTLFFEMVNLNIYPNVCTFNIVTDGLCKEGKVEDAEKVMRHMTRKGVEHDVVTYNVIIDGYCLRGQMDRAMSLFVSMVDKSIKPDIFSYNILINGYCKVKKLDEAMHLFHDISRNGLKPSIVTYNTILQGLFEVGRVDFAQKFFAEMLSIGLKPDLCTNRILLRGYFQNGLVEKAMSLFHELEQKREDIDIELYNVLIGGLCKNGNFVKALAFFEKLSLIGLFPNVFTYTIIITGFCLEGLLDEAKDMLRKMEENGCSPNNVTYNIIVQGFLKFGKTSEMITFSKEMTGSYSYHYDAISFYPWK
- the LOC104219050 gene encoding putative pentatricopeptide repeat-containing protein At1g12700, mitochondrial isoform X1, producing MTRIPLLRYSSNGISIAIPRSGSAFTIRDYSSYRSNIENVKCLDDAMSLFHRMVSTQPLPSVFSFSKLLKTMVNMKHYSSVLSLFRQMLKSNIPISDSILNIAINNYCLMHCSDCGFSVLAIYLKNGIPFDVITFNTLLRGLFAENKIKDAVNLFKKLVRENICEPDEVMYLTVMNGLSKRGHTKKTFNLLRVMEQGSIKPDTRIYSVVIDALCKDRMLDAAISLFEEMKKKGIPQDVIIYNSLIDGLCKFGQWEKVRTLFFEMVNLNIYPNVCTFNIVTDGLCKEGKVEDAEKVMRHMTRKGVEHDVVTYNVIIDGYCLRGQMDRAMSLFVSMVDKSIKPDIFSYNILINGYCKVKKLDEAMHLFHDISRNGLKPSIVTYNTILQGLFEVGRVDFAQKFFAEMLSIGLKPDLCTNRILLRGYFQNGLVEKAMSLFHELEQKREDIDIELYNVLIGGLCKNGNFVKALAFFEKLSLIGLFPNVFTYTIIITGFCLEGLLDEAKDMLRKMEENGCSPNNVTYNIIVQGFLKFGKTSEMITFSKEMTGRCFSFDASTVELLIDAIAKDPSLLNMIPQFHLGNKN